The following are encoded together in the Cyanobacterium aponinum PCC 10605 genome:
- a CDS encoding M16 family metallopeptidase, which yields MFFRPLYKAFIFGLIIFFAWTNNCELALAKISLNESNQSIEPYLNQVKEDITEFTLSNGIHFIVLENHQAPVISFNTYVDVGGANEPEGKTGVAHFLEHLAFKGTKEIGTINYEKEKQILEELDKTFQQIKEAKKENNQEQLTELENKFEQLNNQAHNLVKQNEFGQIIELEGGVGLNAATSADSTVYFYNFPSNKLELWMYLESDRFLNPVFREFYQEKQVILEERKLRTDNSPVGKMVEAFLDSAFTTHPYKRPVIGYEEDIINLTREDVQNFFDSYYGGNNITIAIVGDVDPKEVKQMANKYFGRFPSSTKPAKLNIVEPKQTETREVAIEYPSQPWYLEGYHIPNINDPDYVVYDIISSILSSGRTSRLYQSLVDEQKIALSAAGFNGFPGDKYPNLMLFYAMLAPERQLEDLEVALHEQIEKLKSDLVTEEELQRVKTQARASLLRSLNSNAGMAKLLAEYQAKTGDWRNLFLSLDKISAVTAQDIQRVAQNTFTSDNKTVGRLITKPMN from the coding sequence ATGTTTTTTAGACCCTTATATAAAGCCTTTATTTTCGGATTAATAATCTTTTTTGCTTGGACAAATAATTGTGAACTAGCTTTAGCTAAAATATCCCTAAATGAAAGCAATCAATCCATAGAACCCTATCTTAACCAAGTAAAAGAAGACATAACAGAATTTACCCTTAGCAACGGTATTCATTTTATCGTTTTAGAAAATCACCAAGCCCCCGTTATTTCTTTTAACACTTATGTGGATGTTGGTGGTGCTAATGAACCAGAAGGAAAAACAGGAGTCGCCCATTTTTTAGAACATTTAGCCTTTAAGGGTACGAAGGAAATTGGTACGATCAACTATGAAAAAGAAAAACAGATTTTAGAAGAATTAGATAAAACTTTTCAACAGATAAAAGAAGCTAAAAAAGAGAATAATCAAGAACAATTAACCGAGTTAGAAAATAAATTTGAACAGTTAAATAATCAAGCCCATAATTTAGTTAAGCAAAATGAATTTGGACAAATAATAGAGCTGGAAGGTGGAGTTGGTCTAAATGCAGCAACTTCGGCAGATTCAACGGTTTACTTTTACAATTTTCCCTCTAACAAATTGGAATTATGGATGTATTTAGAATCCGATCGCTTCTTGAATCCAGTTTTTAGGGAATTTTATCAGGAAAAACAAGTAATTCTTGAAGAAAGAAAATTGCGTACAGACAATTCTCCTGTAGGCAAAATGGTAGAAGCCTTTTTAGATAGCGCTTTTACTACTCATCCTTATAAACGCCCTGTCATCGGTTATGAAGAAGATATTATTAACTTAACCAGAGAGGATGTACAAAATTTCTTTGATAGTTACTATGGGGGTAATAATATTACTATTGCCATTGTCGGAGATGTTGACCCCAAAGAAGTTAAGCAAATGGCTAATAAATACTTCGGGCGTTTTCCTTCTAGCACCAAACCCGCTAAACTAAATATAGTCGAACCAAAACAAACTGAAACAAGAGAAGTTGCGATCGAATATCCTTCACAACCTTGGTATTTAGAAGGCTACCATATCCCTAACATTAACGATCCTGATTATGTGGTTTATGATATTATCAGTTCTATTTTGAGTAGCGGACGCACTTCCCGGTTGTATCAATCCTTAGTAGATGAACAAAAAATAGCTCTTTCGGCCGCAGGGTTTAACGGTTTTCCCGGAGACAAATACCCCAATTTAATGTTATTTTATGCCATGTTAGCTCCTGAAAGACAATTGGAAGATTTAGAAGTAGCTTTACACGAACAGATAGAAAAATTAAAATCAGACTTAGTCACAGAAGAAGAATTACAAAGGGTAAAAACTCAAGCTAGAGCTAGTTTACTGCGTAGTCTTAACTCTAATGCAGGTATGGCGAAGTTATTAGCAGAATATCAAGCGAAAACAGGAGATTGGCGTAATTTGTTTTTAAGTTTAGACAAAATTTCTGCCGTTACTGCCCAAGATATTCAAAGGGTTGCTCAAAATACTTTTACCTCCGACAATAAAACCGTAGGTAGATTGATTACAAAACCTATGAATTAG
- a CDS encoding cytochrome P450 has product MTINREKKQEYPLPPGSFGLPLMGETLSFIKDPNFGNKKEAKYGSIFKTNIIGKPTVFMVGAEANHFILQTHFDHFSWREGWPENFRTLLGESLFLQDGEIHQKNRRLLMPAFHGVALTKYFNTMKEIIDRTLKKWAEMGKLTLFPEMKEMTFEIASVLLLGSEMDNREEIKLLSQKFGELTKGLFAFPFNLPFTNYGKALKARDFLLQHIEKEIEKRKNNLKEDTISLLLQSQDEEGNRFSEAQIKVQALLMLFAGHETTTSMLTSFCMALAQNPEVREKAILEQKTLMDESDFTMEQIKKMTYLDQVLKEVERLYPPVAGGFRGVVKPFVYNGYYVPKGWQVLYRIERTHKDPNIYTEPKKFDPERFNSQRMEHKKTDFSLVGFGGGARFCLGYAFAQLEMKIFASLLLRNYHWQLEPNQDLSLDRIPSLHPRSGLKVALYSGR; this is encoded by the coding sequence ATGACTATTAATCGAGAGAAAAAACAAGAATATCCGCTTCCCCCTGGTAGTTTTGGTTTACCCTTAATGGGTGAAACCCTCAGCTTTATAAAAGACCCAAATTTCGGGAATAAAAAAGAAGCCAAATATGGCTCAATATTCAAAACCAATATTATCGGTAAACCCACTGTATTTATGGTTGGTGCGGAAGCGAATCATTTTATCTTACAAACTCATTTCGATCACTTTTCATGGCGAGAAGGATGGCCTGAAAATTTCCGTACTTTATTGGGAGAATCCCTATTTCTTCAAGATGGAGAGATTCATCAAAAAAATAGACGTTTGCTGATGCCCGCATTTCATGGGGTGGCATTGACTAAATATTTTAACACCATGAAAGAAATCATCGATCGCACCTTGAAAAAATGGGCAGAAATGGGGAAATTGACCCTATTTCCAGAAATGAAAGAAATGACCTTTGAGATTGCTAGTGTGCTATTGTTGGGCAGTGAAATGGACAATCGGGAAGAAATTAAGCTACTTTCTCAAAAGTTTGGCGAATTAACTAAAGGCTTGTTTGCTTTTCCCTTTAATCTACCGTTTACTAACTATGGTAAAGCTCTAAAAGCTAGGGATTTTCTTTTGCAACACATAGAAAAAGAAATCGAGAAACGGAAAAATAACCTAAAAGAAGATACCATAAGCCTACTACTTCAGAGCCAAGATGAAGAAGGCAACCGTTTTTCTGAAGCCCAAATCAAAGTTCAAGCCCTATTAATGCTATTCGCAGGACATGAAACTACAACCTCCATGTTAACTTCTTTTTGTATGGCTTTGGCACAAAATCCCGAAGTGCGGGAAAAGGCTATTTTAGAACAAAAAACTCTGATGGATGAGTCTGATTTTACGATGGAACAGATCAAAAAAATGACCTATTTAGACCAAGTATTAAAAGAAGTAGAAAGGTTATATCCTCCCGTTGCTGGTGGTTTTAGAGGAGTAGTTAAGCCTTTTGTTTATAATGGCTACTATGTGCCGAAAGGATGGCAAGTATTGTATAGAATAGAAAGGACTCATAAAGATCCTAACATCTATACTGAACCGAAAAAATTTGATCCTGAAAGATTCAATAGTCAGAGAATGGAACATAAAAAGACTGACTTTAGTTTAGTGGGTTTTGGCGGTGGTGCAAGATTTTGTCTCGGTTACGCTTTTGCCCAATTAGAGATGAAAATTTTTGCTAGTCTATTATTGAGAAACTATCATTGGCAATTAGAACCAAATCAGGATTTATCTTTAGATCGTATTCCATCTTTACATCCGCGATCGGGTCTTAAAGTAGCATTATACTCAGGAAGATAA
- a CDS encoding DUF6398 domain-containing protein, with protein MTFQLNKLDNLDFDEGQEIIEDYIEDAIWDFVDSPVGQEYIKTREQGGFWIHHFIEFGYMYEGYTLSTMTVSDVKTIMEYILPRKLMILNEEEVEDAIPELIAFWQYLGETHKRKTAKGIIKYLKTLENKFTAMMTDDSSGSFVKSMLMNAHKSGLDMTSEEALIKFLQGQSQNKVSSDKNLQVSQLLGKSTIPPSMKNKYDEITNLTDDFCRNYLNDEYLEFSRKLTTVLCNYQPSPLNKGKAKSWACGIIHALGMINFLADSSFEPYMKSSELYQRFGVSESTGCGKSKQIRDLLEMSRLDQEWMMPSVSESHPMSAIANIASTLKQILDWE; from the coding sequence ATGACTTTTCAGCTTAATAAACTAGATAATCTTGATTTTGATGAAGGACAGGAAATCATTGAAGATTATATAGAAGATGCTATTTGGGATTTTGTTGATTCTCCCGTAGGACAAGAATATATAAAAACAAGAGAGCAAGGAGGTTTTTGGATTCACCACTTTATTGAATTCGGTTATATGTATGAGGGTTATACCCTTTCAACCATGACTGTTAGCGATGTAAAAACTATCATGGAATATATCCTCCCCCGTAAATTGATGATTTTGAATGAAGAAGAAGTGGAAGATGCGATTCCTGAATTAATTGCTTTTTGGCAATATTTGGGAGAAACTCATAAACGAAAAACGGCAAAAGGGATTATCAAATATCTAAAGACTTTGGAAAATAAATTTACCGCTATGATGACCGATGATAGCTCTGGTAGTTTTGTCAAATCAATGTTGATGAATGCCCATAAATCAGGATTAGATATGACATCAGAAGAAGCATTAATAAAATTTCTTCAAGGTCAAAGTCAGAATAAAGTCTCATCTGATAAAAATCTTCAAGTTTCTCAACTACTTGGGAAAAGCACCATTCCCCCCTCCATGAAAAATAAATATGATGAAATAACCAATTTAACAGATGATTTTTGTCGCAATTATCTTAATGACGAATATTTAGAATTTTCAAGAAAATTAACCACCGTTTTATGTAACTATCAACCATCCCCATTAAATAAAGGTAAGGCAAAATCTTGGGCTTGTGGTATTATTCATGCTTTAGGGATGATCAACTTTTTAGCAGATTCTTCTTTTGAACCTTATATGAAATCTTCAGAACTTTATCAACGTTTCGGGGTTTCAGAAAGTACAGGTTGCGGAAAATCAAAACAAATTCGTGATTTACTGGAAATGAGCAGATTGGATCAAGAATGGATGATGCCTAGTGTTTCTGAAAGTCATCCAATGTCGGCAATTGCCAATATAGCAAGCACCTTGAAGCAAATCTTGGATTGGGAATAA
- a CDS encoding AbfB domain-containing protein yields MKNKTNYFSFLGLNFFILILLSITGKSLANNKQRQLLKSGNVISLRSTNYPDRYIRHRNYLGQLTKVITELDMNESLFIPNPRFASRCLLYWQLPTLDDFQKH; encoded by the coding sequence GTGAAGAACAAAACAAATTATTTTTCATTTTTAGGATTAAATTTTTTTATACTAATTCTACTAAGTATTACTGGTAAATCTTTGGCGAATAATAAACAACGTCAACTGTTAAAATCAGGTAACGTTATATCATTACGTTCTACAAATTACCCTGATAGATATATTCGTCACCGTAATTATTTGGGTCAACTAACTAAAGTAATTACAGAGTTAGACATGAATGAGTCTTTATTTATTCCCAATCCAAGATTTGCTTCAAGGTGCTTGCTATATTGGCAATTGCCGACATTGGATGACTTTCAGAAACACTAG
- a CDS encoding GNAT family N-acetyltransferase translates to MKEQILAQKQYPYYTIRWCEKMADIPQSAWNAMALPLKTPFLEWEWLHNLETSGSVKPRAGWQSCHLTVWRDNNLVAGAPLYIKGHSYGEFVFDHQWADLAYRLGIQYYPKLLGMTPFTPAVGYRFLIAEGENELQITELMVNAIDHFCINNKLSGCNFLFVDPQWKELISQLGYSAWMHHSYIWSDQNFHNFEDFLKIFKSNQRKNIKRERKVVEKAGLILKTLVGDEIPHYLYPYIYRFYSSTCDKFYWGSKYLTKKFFEQLYPNYSHRLMLAVVHRENDDHHPVAMSFCVRKGENLYGRYWGCLEEYDSLHFETCYYKPIEWAIAHGVKMYDPGAGGSHKRRRGFPATPNYSLHRFYHPRMNTILNHYIDEINMATEEEIRAINEDLPFNKKEIKIEI, encoded by the coding sequence ATGAAAGAGCAAATTTTAGCACAGAAGCAATATCCTTATTATACGATTCGTTGGTGTGAAAAAATGGCAGATATTCCTCAATCAGCTTGGAATGCAATGGCTTTACCGTTGAAAACTCCTTTTTTAGAGTGGGAATGGTTACACAACTTAGAAACTTCGGGTAGTGTAAAACCTCGTGCTGGTTGGCAATCTTGTCATTTAACGGTATGGCGGGATAATAATTTGGTTGCTGGTGCTCCTTTATATATAAAAGGGCATAGTTATGGAGAGTTTGTTTTTGATCATCAATGGGCTGATTTGGCTTATCGTTTAGGAATACAATACTATCCCAAATTGTTGGGCATGACTCCTTTCACTCCTGCGGTGGGTTATCGTTTTTTAATTGCTGAGGGAGAAAATGAGTTACAAATTACTGAGTTGATGGTGAATGCGATCGACCATTTTTGTATTAATAATAAATTATCTGGTTGTAATTTTCTCTTTGTCGATCCTCAATGGAAAGAGCTTATTTCTCAATTAGGATATAGTGCATGGATGCACCATAGTTATATTTGGTCTGACCAAAACTTCCATAATTTTGAAGATTTTTTGAAAATATTTAAGTCCAATCAAAGGAAAAATATCAAAAGAGAAAGGAAAGTTGTTGAGAAAGCCGGATTAATTTTAAAAACCTTAGTAGGAGATGAAATTCCCCATTATTTATATCCTTATATTTATCGTTTTTATAGTAGCACCTGTGATAAATTTTATTGGGGCAGTAAGTATTTAACTAAGAAGTTTTTTGAGCAACTTTATCCTAATTATTCCCATCGTTTAATGTTAGCGGTTGTGCATAGAGAAAATGACGATCATCATCCCGTTGCTATGTCTTTTTGTGTGCGGAAAGGGGAGAATTTATATGGGCGTTATTGGGGTTGTTTAGAAGAATATGACAGTTTGCATTTTGAGACTTGTTATTACAAACCTATTGAATGGGCGATCGCACATGGAGTAAAAATGTATGACCCGGGGGCAGGAGGAAGTCATAAGAGAAGGCGAGGTTTTCCTGCCACTCCTAACTATAGTTTACACCGTTTTTATCACCCCAGAATGAATACTATTTTAAATCATTATATTGATGAAATAAATATGGCAACGGAGGAAGAAATAAGGGCAATTAATGAAGATTTACCTTTTAATAAAAAGGAAATAAAAATAGAAATTTAA
- the sixA gene encoding phosphohistidine phosphatase SixA translates to MKIYLIRHGIAESRAMEKNDSQRILTRKGITKTQKVAQKLTNLDIEFDVIITSPYTRAKETAIILQQAKRSLNIVEHSALIPQGNILEWFNWLQTSPYKSAGNIALIGHEPDLSEWAQLLIWGKTEDKLILKKAGIIGLEVADLSNPLGTAQLFLLASPKWISC, encoded by the coding sequence ATGAAGATATATTTAATTCGTCATGGTATCGCTGAATCAAGAGCGATGGAAAAAAATGATTCTCAAAGAATACTTACTCGCAAAGGCATAACTAAAACCCAAAAAGTTGCCCAAAAATTAACGAATTTGGATATAGAATTTGATGTTATTATCACAAGCCCCTACACTAGGGCAAAAGAAACCGCTATTATTTTGCAACAGGCAAAAAGAAGTTTAAATATTGTCGAACATTCTGCTCTAATACCCCAAGGAAATATTCTGGAATGGTTTAACTGGTTACAAACTTCTCCTTATAAATCTGCGGGAAACATTGCCCTAATTGGACACGAACCAGATTTAAGTGAATGGGCTCAGTTACTTATTTGGGGAAAAACTGAAGATAAATTAATCCTCAAAAAAGCTGGTATTATTGGTTTGGAAGTAGCTGACTTAAGCAATCCCCTTGGTACTGCCCAATTATTCTTGTTAGCTAGTCCAAAATGGATTAGTTGCTAA
- a CDS encoding citrate synthase yields MTKPSCEYQPGLEGIPVAQSSISFVDGKNGILEYRGINIEELAQKSTFLETAYLLIWGKLPTKDELANFQDEITRHRRVKYHIRDMMKCFPESGHPMDALQTSAAALGLFYSRRALAKEEYIRDAVVRLLAKIPTMVAAFAQMRMGNDPVQPSDNLNYAANFLYMLTEKEPEPLEARIFDVCLMLHAEHTMNASTFSAMVTASTLTDPYAVVASAVGTLAGPLHGGANEEVLVMLEEIGSVENVRPYIEDCIENKKKIMGFGHRVYKVKDPRAKILQQLAERLFELTGHDEYYDIALEVEKVVTEKLGHKGIYANVDFYSGLVYRKLGIKPDLFTPMFAISRVAGWLAHWKEQLAVNRIFRPTQVYIGDRGIPYVAIEDR; encoded by the coding sequence ATGACAAAGCCTTCTTGCGAATATCAACCCGGATTAGAAGGAATCCCCGTTGCTCAATCTAGTATTAGTTTCGTGGACGGCAAAAACGGTATTTTAGAATATAGAGGTATAAACATTGAAGAGTTAGCTCAAAAAAGCACTTTTCTGGAAACAGCTTATCTATTAATTTGGGGTAAATTACCCACGAAAGATGAACTTGCTAACTTCCAAGATGAAATTACACGCCATCGTCGTGTTAAATACCATATTAGAGATATGATGAAGTGTTTTCCCGAAAGTGGTCACCCCATGGATGCCTTACAAACTTCTGCTGCTGCTTTGGGCTTATTCTATTCTCGTCGTGCTTTAGCTAAAGAAGAATATATTAGAGATGCTGTAGTTCGCCTATTAGCCAAAATACCCACAATGGTGGCCGCTTTTGCACAAATGCGCATGGGCAATGATCCAGTACAACCAAGCGACAATCTAAATTATGCGGCTAATTTCCTCTATATGTTGACAGAAAAAGAACCCGAACCCCTAGAAGCGAGAATTTTTGATGTGTGCTTAATGCTTCATGCAGAACATACTATGAATGCGTCAACGTTTTCTGCCATGGTAACAGCTTCAACTTTAACTGATCCTTATGCCGTTGTTGCTTCGGCGGTGGGAACATTAGCAGGTCCTCTACATGGTGGTGCAAATGAGGAAGTGTTAGTGATGTTAGAAGAAATTGGTTCAGTGGAAAATGTACGTCCCTATATTGAAGATTGTATTGAAAATAAAAAGAAAATTATGGGCTTCGGTCATAGGGTTTATAAAGTAAAAGACCCTCGTGCAAAGATATTACAGCAATTGGCAGAAAGATTATTCGAGCTAACTGGTCATGATGAATATTATGATATTGCCTTAGAAGTGGAAAAAGTGGTTACTGAAAAACTTGGTCATAAAGGTATTTACGCTAACGTTGATTTTTATTCAGGTTTAGTTTACCGTAAGTTGGGCATTAAGCCAGATTTATTCACTCCTATGTTTGCAATTTCTAGGGTTGCGGGTTGGTTGGCTCACTGGAAAGAGCAATTGGCCGTTAATCGTATTTTCCGTCCTACTCAAGTTTATATCGGTGATAGAGGTATTCCTTATGTAGCGATCGAAGATCGGTAA
- the yidD gene encoding membrane protein insertion efficiency factor YidD produces the protein MGKVILIFLINIYRQYISPLFPPSCRFQPTCSQYAIAAISTFGVWRGSYLAIKRILRCHPFHPGGYDPVPSSLEELLLNNKKKAKDKGQR, from the coding sequence ATGGGAAAAGTAATCCTAATATTTTTAATCAATATCTATCGACAATATATTTCCCCTCTATTCCCTCCTTCTTGTCGTTTTCAACCAACTTGTTCTCAATATGCGATCGCAGCTATTTCTACTTTTGGAGTTTGGAGAGGCAGTTATTTAGCAATCAAAAGAATTTTGCGATGTCATCCATTTCACCCCGGCGGTTATGATCCTGTTCCTTCCTCACTAGAAGAATTACTGTTGAATAATAAAAAAAAGGCAAAAGACAAAGGGCAAAGGTGA
- a CDS encoding iron uptake porin: MFKLVKNYTIATPALIAMAIASNGLAPVSANANEVDTATIDQISQYNETQPMGQVTSVSQLRDVSPTDWAFEALRSLVERYGCIVGYPDRTYRGNRALSRYEFAAGLNACMQQMERLIASSESVLREDIEKLKRLMSEFEAELAALGARVDNLEGRVAFLEDHQFSTTTKLKGEVVIAAVGQGGGTDGLGLFNENYLTGAGERLRDLPADSIDDQFTLSNRVRLTLDTSFTGKDTLRTRLAAGNIVRLGNAFGSDMARLNFEQNTGNDIILDRVYYKTKLGDKTTFWVGTEMPIEDIYETFSPYTESSGTGALSRVNRFNPFIYRQPGSAGIGLKYAFNKNFDITASYLADNAADASQGNGLFNGTYSTGVQLGVHPTDTLSFGLAYVHSYFSQDDVNLTGSTGSRYTDGISSQIAALGSGNRDGGFAGTSDPFSGAATSSENVGLQATWRVAEKVNLAGWVGWSFAQAHSADSTGANRNGDNADLFTWNTNVSFLDLGKEGSVLTIAGGQVPRAGSVDGTIGRDRGQSWVVEGQYKYPLTDNISLTPGVYAVFNPNNSDDSRNQTVVVGVLRTVFKF; the protein is encoded by the coding sequence ATGTTTAAATTAGTCAAAAACTATACAATCGCAACTCCCGCATTGATCGCAATGGCGATCGCATCTAATGGTTTAGCTCCCGTATCTGCCAATGCGAACGAAGTAGATACAGCTACTATTGACCAGATTTCTCAGTACAATGAAACCCAGCCTATGGGACAGGTAACATCTGTATCTCAGCTAAGAGACGTTTCTCCTACTGACTGGGCATTTGAAGCATTAAGAAGTCTTGTTGAACGTTACGGCTGTATTGTTGGTTATCCTGATCGTACTTACCGTGGTAATCGTGCTTTAAGTCGTTATGAGTTCGCCGCAGGTTTAAACGCTTGTATGCAACAAATGGAGCGTTTAATTGCTTCTAGCGAGTCTGTACTTAGAGAAGATATTGAAAAATTAAAACGCTTAATGTCTGAGTTTGAAGCAGAATTAGCGGCTTTAGGTGCAAGAGTTGATAACTTAGAAGGTAGAGTAGCTTTCTTAGAAGATCACCAATTCTCCACCACTACCAAGTTGAAAGGGGAAGTTGTTATCGCAGCAGTTGGTCAAGGAGGCGGCACTGACGGTTTAGGTCTTTTCAATGAAAACTACTTAACTGGTGCTGGTGAAAGATTAAGAGACCTTCCTGCTGATTCCATTGATGACCAATTTACTTTAAGTAATCGTGTACGCTTAACTTTAGATACTAGCTTTACTGGTAAAGACACCTTAAGAACTCGTTTAGCGGCTGGTAACATTGTTCGTTTGGGTAACGCCTTCGGTAGCGATATGGCTCGTCTCAACTTTGAACAAAATACTGGTAATGACATCATTCTTGATCGTGTATATTACAAAACCAAGCTAGGTGATAAAACAACTTTCTGGGTAGGTACTGAAATGCCTATCGAGGACATCTACGAAACCTTTAGTCCTTACACTGAAAGTAGTGGTACTGGTGCATTGTCTCGAGTTAACCGTTTTAACCCCTTCATTTACCGTCAACCCGGTAGTGCAGGTATCGGTTTAAAATATGCCTTCAACAAAAACTTTGACATTACTGCTTCTTATTTAGCAGATAATGCGGCGGATGCTTCTCAAGGAAATGGTTTATTCAATGGTACTTATAGCACCGGTGTTCAGTTAGGGGTTCATCCTACTGATACTCTTAGCTTTGGTTTAGCTTATGTACACAGCTATTTTTCTCAGGATGATGTTAACTTAACTGGTAGTACTGGAAGTCGTTACACTGATGGTATCTCCAGTCAAATTGCGGCATTAGGTTCTGGAAACAGAGACGGTGGTTTTGCAGGAACTAGTGATCCTTTCAGTGGTGCGGCTACTTCTTCTGAAAACGTTGGTTTACAAGCAACTTGGCGTGTAGCTGAAAAAGTAAACCTCGCAGGATGGGTAGGTTGGTCTTTCGCTCAAGCTCACTCTGCTGACAGCACCGGTGCTAACCGTAACGGAGATAACGCAGACTTATTTACTTGGAATACTAATGTTTCTTTCCTCGACTTAGGTAAAGAAGGATCTGTATTAACTATTGCGGGTGGTCAAGTTCCCCGTGCTGGAAGTGTTGATGGTACTATTGGACGTGACAGAGGACAATCTTGGGTTGTTGAAGGTCAGTATAAATATCCTTTAACCGACAATATTTCCTTAACCCCCGGTGTTTACGCTGTTTTCAATCCTAACAATAGTGACGACAGCAGAAACCAAACCGTTGTGGTTGGTGTTCTTCGTACCGTATTCAAATTCTAA